The Caulobacter vibrioides sequence GGTGCTGTTCGACGGCAAGCCCGTGGCCGGCCAGCCGATCACCCTGCACGGCGCCGACGACCGCTACGCCGACACCAAGGCGGCCCCCAGGACGCTGAAGAGCGACGCCAACGGCCGCTTCGCCGTTCGGGTCGATCGGTCGGGCGTCTACCAGATCCAGTCGCGCTATCGCGTCGACGCACCGGCCCCCGGCCAGCCGGGCCAGAGCTTCACCTACGCCCTGACCTTCGAATCCCTCCGTTGAGCGAGAGACCCGTCATGAAGACCCGCACCCTCCTGACCGCCGCCGTGGCTGTGTCCTTGATCGCCGGCGCGGCCCACGCCGCCTCGCACGCCCGCGACATCTTCATCAAGGAGCAGGACCAGAACGGCGACGGCGTCGTCACCAAGGACGAATACGCCGCCACCCGCGCCATCCAGTTCGCCAAGACCGACGCCGACAACAGCGGCGCGCTGTCGCAAGCCGAGTACGTCGCCGAGTTCAAGGCGCGTCTGGAGGCCAAGCTGGCGACCTCCGACATGACGCCGGAGAAGAAGGCCGAGGAACGCATGCGCCAGATGCGGCAGACCGATGTCCGGTTCGGCGTGCTCGACAGCGACAAGAGCGGCGGAATCACCAAGGCCGAGTTCGACTATTCCGGCTGGCGGATGTTCGTGACCCACGACACCAACAATGACGGCGCGGTCTCGGCCGCCGACCCGATCAAGAGCGACCAGACGACCTGAGGCGTCGCAGGGGCGCTCCCTTGAGGGGAGGGCCCCTGGCCGTCCGGATTTGGATTTTTCGCGTTTCGTGGCTATCACCCCCGGCCAAGACAGGGTCCGCGCGGCCCGCACCGAAAGCTGAAGACCATGAGCGACACGCCTCCCGACCGCCTCTCCGTCAATCCGGACAGCCCCCACTACGACGCGGCGCTGCTGGAACGTGGCATCGGCATCCGCTTCAAGGGCGTCGAGAAGACCAATGTCGAAGAGTACTGCATCAGCGAAAAGTGGGTGCGGGTCGCGGCCGGCAAGACCCTGGATCGCAAGGGCAATCCGATGACGATCAAGCTGCAGGGCGACGTCGAGGCCTATTTCCGCGACACGGCCGAGGGCTGAGGCGCTGTCGACGAGCGATCCAGACCTTGAAGCGATGGCGCGCGACGAGCTTGCGCGCGCCATCACGCTGCGCTGGCAGGACCTCAAAGGCGTGGTGCCCTGGGGCGACACCTTCGAAGGGATCTCGCCGGCCGGTCGCCATGTCGAGGTCGAGCGGAGCTATATCTGGGCCGCAGGCGAGGGCGGCGACATCCTGTGCGAGGTCAACGTCTATGGCGGACCGTCGCGCTATGAGCACGGCGCGCGGGTTTCCGCGGTTATTTCTCGCCCGTCCTGATCACCTTGGCCGTGCATCCATAACGCTGTTGCGTTAACCATAGACGGCGCCAAGAAGCGGCGCGTCGCGTGGGGCGGAGAAATCGGCGTGTACCAGTCAGAATTTCCGGTCGATCAACCGGTGCCGGTCTTCGATCCGACGCTGGTGTTTCTTCTCGTGCTGGCCGGCCTGGCGATCATCGGCCTGGCCTTCTTCGCCGGCCGCCTGACGGGGCGGGGCGACAAGGGCGACAAGCACGCCGAGACGCCCAAGATCATTCATGAAGCCATCAAGGCCAAGTGCGTGGCCGCCAGCAGCGCTCACTCCGGCGAGCTGGTCACCAAGACCCAGGACCTGATCGACGAGGTCAAGCTGCGGATCGGCCCGGTGCTGGCGTTCGGCGGCCCGTGCGGCAAGACCTTCGAGCTGCTGAACAAGGCCATGAAGGGCGAGCGTCCCGAGGAAAAGAAGGACGATCACGGCAAGGGCGACAAGCACGGTCACGGCAAGGGCCATGACCACAAGGGCCACGACAAGGATCATGATCACGCCGCTGGCGGCGGTCACCACGACGACCCGAAGGCCACGCCCGCCAAGGCCGGGGTTGAGGTCCTGAGCCGCAATGTGACGATCGTCGGCTCGCAGACGGTGCTGCTGACCGACGTCAAGCCCGACCATGGCGAGCACGACCACCACGACGACGCCCCCAAGCCCCTGGAGTACAAGGAGCACATCCAGCTCCTGCGGCTGGCCGTCGCCGAGTTCTCCGACTTCTGGAACCGCAAGACGTGCCTCGATGAACTGCGCGCTTGTCAGAAGGCGCTGCTGACGACGCCGGAGCCGCCAAAGGACAAGCTGGGCGCCGCCGCCCATCACTGACAGATCGCCGTTCAGGAAGGCGAGATGACTATTCTCTGCTCACGCGACGTGCGATTGTGGCGCATCTTTGGCCCCGATGCGGACGAGCATTGAGCTGCAGCGGCGCCAGAGCCCAAACAAAAGATGCTCACGCCGCCTGAAAGGGCTGCGGTCGAGCGCAAC is a genomic window containing:
- a CDS encoding DUF3297 family protein encodes the protein MSDTPPDRLSVNPDSPHYDAALLERGIGIRFKGVEKTNVEEYCISEKWVRVAAGKTLDRKGNPMTIKLQGDVEAYFRDTAEG